In the genome of Cercospora beticola chromosome 2, complete sequence, one region contains:
- a CDS encoding uncharacterized protein (BUSCO:EOG09261666), translating into MASKRINVLIYSGPSTSLPSIRHATWTLRRLLGPNYAVHTLSAEQLLKEPWPSTCALLVIPGGADMGYCRSLNGAGNRRIKAYVQGGGKYIGLCAGGYYGSAKCEFELGRKGWEVDGARELAFFPGICRGLAFPGFVYGSEKGARSVKVATAQGTFNSYYNGGGVFVDAERLADRGVEVLAVYDEELAVDSGAVKAAAVYCRAGEGAAVLTGPHPEFAGINLNRNEPTNPDYGKIVDALLATDYQRTEFLKTCLSKLGLEVSQEAQPVPSLSPIHLTSMYPAEIDDLIVSWVKTGLVTSEDGQGILRGENDTFRFPYNVIFGTEKPPVLPEEPFDPVKDAIRTNGASHTSNDVGNQTDGAEDRIPDYNAVEKILVAHSRGYPHIKTTPHFRHLEFYEWLLKYRQKDRSGIMGDFGRVLLYGEVVTSTQTLLEKNVTMLSQLPIGTTAVATTQVSGRGRGTNVWVSPPGSMMFSTSFKHPFSLSTSAPVVFVQYVAAMAIVAGIQNYDRGYDRLPIKLKWPNDIYALAPNTTKSPSDPTAYVKIGGILVNSSYSGGDYTLIVGIGLNLSNAAPTTSINDLAQKAGLQPLSYERLLGSVLTNFESLYARFCQLGFNQNFEKLYYEQWLHSGQVVTLETEGGARARIKGITSDWGLLVAEELGENDRRTGRMFELQSDSNSFDFFRGLLKKKV; encoded by the exons ATGGCCTCGAAAAGGATCAATGTCTTGATCTACTCTGGGCCTAGCACATCGCTACCGTCAATACGGCACGCAACGTGGACCCTACGTCGTTTGCTCGGACCTAACTATGCTGTGCACACACTGTCAGCAGAGCAACTGCTCAAAGAGCCATGGCCGTCGACATGTGCGCTCCTCGTTATCCCCGGAGGTGCGGACATGGGCTACTGTCGCAGCCTCAATGGAGCTGGTAACCGACGCATTAAGGCCTATGTCCAAGGTGGTGGCAAATATATAGGACTTTGCGCCGGAGGCTACTACGGCAGCGCCAAATGCGAATTTGAACTTGGACGAAAAGGCTGGGAGGTGGACGGCGCCCGAGAGCTTGCCTTCTTTCCCGGCATCTGCAGAGGTCTGGCCTTTCCAGGCTTTGTATATGGCAGTGAGAAGGGTGCCAGGTCGGTGAAGGTGGCCACTGCACAAGGCACATTCAACTCATACTACAATGGTGGTGGCGTATTCGTCGATGCCGAAAGACTCGCGGACAGAGGTGTAGAAGTGCTTGCAGTATATGATGAGGAACTGGCAGTGGACAGCGGCGCAGTCAAAGCTGCCGCTGTCTATtgcagagctggagaaggagctgCTGTGCTCACAGGGCCGCATCCTGA ATTCGCCGGCATCAACCTCAATCGGAATGAACCAACGAATCCCGACTATGGCAAAATCGTCGACGCGCTTCTTGCCACTGACTACCAACGAACAGAATTTCTCAAGACCTGCTTGAGCAAACTTGGGCTCGAAGTGAGCCAGGAAGCACAACCGGTACCGTCTCTCTCTCCTATCCACCTCACCTCCATGTACCCCGCCGAGATCGACGACCTCATCGTCTCATGGGTGAAGACTGGCCTGGTCACAAGTGAAGATGGCCAAGGTATCCTAAGAGGCGAGAATGACACATTCCGTTTCCCATACAATGTGATCTTTGGTACCGAAAAGCCGCCTGTCCTGCCAGAAGAGCCTTTCGACCCAGTAAAAGATGCAATCAGAACAAATGGCGCTTCGCACACAAGCAATGATGTTGGTAACCAGACTGACGGAGCTGAGGACAGGATTCCCGACTATAACGCCGTTGAGAAGATCCTCGTTGCGCATTCGCGTGGCTATCCTCATATCAAGACAACACCACACTTCCGGCATCTGGAATTCTACGAGTGGCTACTCAAGTACCGACAAAAGGATCGCAGTGGTATCATGGGTGACTTCGGCCGAGTGCTGCTCTACGGAGAGGTGGTCACATCTACACAGACTCTTCTCGAGAAGAATGTCACTATGCTCTCGCAGCTTCCCATCGGCACAACAGCTGTCGCAACGACACAAGTCTCCGGCCGAGGTAGAGGCACCAACGTCTGGGTATCTCCTCCAGGCAGCATGATGTTTAGCACTTCCTTCAAGCACCCTTTCTCCCTTTCCACGTCCGCACCGGTAGTCTTCGTACAATACGTCGCAGCCATGGCCATTGTCGCAGGAATCCAGAACTACGACCGAGGCTACGACAGACTACCCATCAAGCTCAAATGGCCCAACGACATCTACGCTTTAGCACCAAACACAACCAAATCTCCTAGCGATCCCACAGCATACGTCAAAATCGGTGGCATCCTCGTCAACTCCTCTTATTCCGGAGGTGACTACACCTTAATCGTCGGCATCGGCCTCAACCTCTCCAACGCTGCTCCCACAACCTCCATTAACGACCTCGCGCAAAAAGCAGGCTTACAACCCCTCAGCTACGAACGTCTTCTTGGTTCTGTCCTCACCAATTTCGAATCCCTCTATGCTCGATTCTGCCAATTAGGTTTCAATCAGAATTTCGAGAAGTTGTACTATGAGCAATGGTTACATAGTGGACAAGTCGTCACACTGGAAACTGAAGGTGGTGCGAGAGCGAGGATTAAAGGTATTACGAGTGATTGGGGGTTGTTGGTTGCGGAGGAGCTAGGAGAGAATGATCGAAGGACGGGGAGGATGTTTGAGTTGCAGAGTGATAGTAATAGTTTTGATTTCTTTCGGGggttgttgaagaagaaggtctgA
- a CDS encoding uncharacterized protein (BUSCO:EOG0926484N), with amino-acid sequence MSTTHRASARFASALSTPSLAAPRICRVAQRTRCLSTTPKRHQDPVAPAPKIPANAGANVAKVQHELSPSDESEPARSLTDGLDDPPPVLNENEKQVDWTRSFHGLSSTPFTPEQAAILQEPIDFDDIEIKPDGIVYLPEIKYRRKLNRAFGPGGWGLAPRGETIVTAKVVTREYGLVCGGRLVSIARGEQQYFDPDGIPTATEGCKSNALMRCCKDLGIASELWDPRFIRKFMAEMAREVMVEHAVTKKRRKHFMRKDDELRFPWKEVGPAGTSNKANAEGTHKTPRPPGTPATGNGNGKGVASAASQAFQKAKAQASSGQAAATKK; translated from the exons ATGTCTACAACACACCGCGCGAGTGCGAGATTCGCCTCCGCTCTATCAACACCATCGCTCGCTGCACCTCGGATATGCAGAGTCGCACAGCGAACGCGATGTCTTTCCACCACCCCTAAGCGCCATCAAGATCCCGTGGCGCCAGCGCCCAAGATTCCCGCGAATGCAGGTGCCAATGTTGCGAAAGTGCAGCACGAGCTCTCCCCGAGCGACGAGTCCGAGCCAGCGCGGTCACTGACAGACGGACTGGACGATCCACCGCCGGTGCTCAACGAGAATGAGAAGCAGGTCGATTGGACACGCTCATTCCATGGCCTGTCATCTACGCCTTTCACCCCAGAGCAGGCCGCGATTCTGCAAGAGCCAATAGACTTTGATGACATCGAAATCAAGCCAGATGGCATCGTCTATCTACCCGAGATCAAGTACAGGAGGAAGCTGAACAGAGCCTTCGGGCCTGGAGGATGGGGACTAGCACCACGAGGAGAGACCATTGTCACGGCTAAGGTTGTGACGAGAGAATACGGACTCGTCTGCGGAGGACG TCTCGTCTCCATCGCCCGAGGCGAACAACAATACTTCGACCCCGATGGAATCCCCACAGCGACCGAAGGCTGCAAATCCAACGCCCTGATGCGCTGCTGCAAAGACCTCGGCATCGCTTCCGAACTCTGGGACCCACGTTTCATTCGCAAATTCATGGCCGAGATGGCAAGAGAAGTGATGGTGGAGCATGCTGTGACAAAAAAGAGGAGAAAGCATTTCATGAGGAAGGACGATGAGTTGAGATTCCCGTGGAAAGAAGTCGGCCCAGCAGGCACTTCGAACAAAGCGAATGCTGAGGGAACTCATAAGACGCCGAGACCACCTGGAACACCTGCGACTGGGAATGGCAATGGTAAAGGTGTGGCAAGTGCTGCGTCGCAGGCGTTCCAAAAGGCAAAAGCACAAGCGAGCTCTGGTCAAGCAGCCGCGACGAAGAAGTGA
- a CDS encoding uncharacterized protein (MEROPS:MER0015691), with translation MEDDDDKYARYAHVPIPSYEDAINRPSSSQNIREAEREGLLGQDGRTSTYRPPTAESPRSSEDSDLRLPEVNGDDDDERRRVEELDYLDPSTPDPDSRRAGLYHRARLRNKFTQHLSNLGATLSSIRLPSFRSLYSPVQSPPDEDRDNSNENDTPAEPPQRMAWLYRPLPSIPDQYRMGAATAARLCGLMSIAILIYVLFILDIFPNGGRYLGTRFDPESVRAYVQDNVDAGRIEEYLYHITGYDHVAGTEGDLYMAEWMKEKWREEGYLDDLSLKSYYVYLNYPTQDGRSVEIVEPKGKRWKAKLEEERADPVKQQTWAWHGHSKNGLAQGHLIYANGGNREDFAWLREQGVSLNGSIALMRYYSTQGDRALKVKAAEEAGCVGALIYSDPADDGSARGPVWPDGPWRPEDSLQRGGVSLMSWVAGDPLTPGFASTLDAKQHSHENNPGLVNIPSLPLAWRDAKVLIESLSGHGVRVPKEWVGGDQGFTKEWFSGAATSASADAPVVNLKNHNDENDKQQIWNLHGTIEGLEQPEKKIIVGNHRDSWCFGSVDPGSGSAVLMEIVRIFGALRKLGWRPLRTIEFVSWDAEEYNLVGSTEYVEDNMDALRDNAVAYLNVDVGVYGPDPVFRAAGSPVWQRSLLHVLDRVGTPDGQATIRQIWDDRQSKLEGLGAGSDYVAFQDMAGTSSIDFGFEGATYGYPYHSCYETFDWMKKFGDPEFGWHRTLAQIWALLILEVADRPIVPFDLKSYADALGGPYLDNLQQYAASQIKKLGGKRDGTQLDITPLKQAAQHLKEVADEFHKFEDIWTTNVLGTGGLESTNYAMRRLEYNDALSKFETDLLDISRSSKDEEQHGVPGREQFKHVVFGPQAWSGYDEAYFPAVRDALDAGDWKLAQDQVLKAARILQRAIDQLENKKKKMMMH, from the coding sequence atggaggacgacgacgacaaatACGCCCGCTACGCACACGTGCCCATTCCCTCTTACGAAGACGCCATCAACCGCCCCAGTTCGTCCCAAAACATCCGAGAAGCAGAGCGAGAAGGATTACTAGGTCAAGATGGCCGAACGAGCACATATCGACCCCCTACGGCAGAGTCGCCACGATCGAGCGAGGACAGCGACCTTCGACTACCCGAAGTGAacggcgacgatgacgatgaacgACGGAGAGTGGAAGAGCTCGACTACCTCGACCCTTCGACACCAGATCCAGACTCCCGGAGAGCTGGCTTGTACCATCGCGCTCGATTACGAAACAAATTCACACAACACTTGTCCAACCTGGGCGCAACACTCTCTTCCATTCGATTACCTTCCTTTCGATCATTATATTCCCCTGTACAATCACCGCCGGACGAGGATCGCGACAACAGCAACGAAAATGACACCCCAGCTGAGCCTCCCCAACGAATGGCCTGGCTCTACCGACCACTTCCTTCCATTCCCGATCAATATCGCATGGGCGCAGCAACTGCAGCACGACTATGCGGCCTCATGTCTATTGCAATCCTAATTTACGTTCTCTTCATACTGGACATCTTCCCCAATGGAGGACGATATCTGGGCACTCGCTTCGATCCGGAATCCGTACGCGCATATGTGCAGGACAATGTGGACGCTGGGCGAATAGAGGAATACCTATACCACATCACGGGCTACGATCACGTAGCGGGAacagaaggagatctttacatGGCAGAGTggatgaaggagaagtggAGGGAAGAGGGGTATTTGGACGACCTGAGTCTCAAGAGCTACTATGTCTATCTCAACTATCCAACACAAGATGGGAGGAGCGTCGAGATCGTAGAGCCGAAAGGGAAAAGGTGGAAGGCCAAAttggaagaagaaagagcagaTCCGGTCAAGCAACAAACGTGGGCGTGGCATGGCCACAGCAAGAATGGCCTGGCACAAGGGCATCTGATCTACGCAAATGGAGGCAACAGGGAAGATTTTGCGTGGCTTCGAGAGCAAGGAGTCTCGCTGAACGGCAGTATCGCGCTGATGCGGTATTACAGCACGCAAGGAGATCGGGCGCTTAAGGTCAAGGCTGCGGAAGAGGCTGGATGTGTCGGGGCTTTGATCTACTCAGATCCTGCAGATGATGGGTCAGCGAGAGGACCGGTCTGGCCAGATGGACCTTGGAGACCGGAGGACAGCTTGCAGAGGGGAGGTGTCAGCTTGATGAGCTGGGTTGCGGGCGATCCTCTCACACCTGGCTTTGCGAGCACATTGGACGCCAAACAGCACAGCCACGAGAATAATCCAGGACTAGTAAACATCCCCTCATTACCTCTAGCTTGGCGAGATGCGAAAGTCCTGATCGAATCCTTATCTGGACATGGCGTTCGAGTGCCGAAGGAATGGGTAGGAGGAGATCAGGGCTTCACCAAGGAGTGGTTCTCTGGAGCTGCCACATCTGCGTCTGCCGATGCCCCTGTTGTGAATCTCAAGAACCACAACGATGAGAACGACAAACAGCAGATCTGGAACCTACATGGCACGATTGAAGGTCTAGAACAGCCGGAGAAAAAGATCATCGTTGGCAACCATCGCGACAGCTGGTGCTTCGGCTCTGTGGATCCTGGCAGTGGTAGTGCGGTCTTGATGGAGATAGTGCGAATCTTTGGTGCTCTGCGAAAGCTGGGATGGCGGCCTTTGCGTACCATCGAGTTCGTCAGCTGGGACGCCGAGGAGTACAATCTGGTAGGCAGTACCGAGTATGTGGAAGACAATATGGATGCACTTCGAGACAACGCTGTGGCATATCTGAATGTCGATGTTGGAGTGTACGGCCCGGATCCGGTCTTTCGAGCTGCAGGTTCTCCCGTCTGGCAAAGGAGTCTTCTCCATGTGCTAGATCGAGTAGGCACACCAGATGGCCAAGCCACGATACGGCAGATCTGGGACGACAGACAGTCGAAGCTCGAAGGTCTTGGGGCGGGAAGCGATTATGTTGCGTTTCAAGACATGGCTGGCACGTCTTCAATCGACTTTGGGTTCGAGGGCGCGACCTACGGCTACCCATACCACTCATGCTACGAAACATTCGACTGGATGAAGAAGTTCGGCGATCCTGAATTCGGCTGGCATCGAACACTCGCTCAGATCTGGGCGTTGCTCATTTTGGAAGTGGCTGATCGGCCAATCGTTCCCTTTGATCTGAAGAGCTACGCTGATGCGCTGGGAGGGCCGTATCTTGACAATTTACAGCAGTACGCGGCTTCCCAGATCAAGAAGTTGGGAGGTAAGCGAGATGGCACCCAACTCGACATCACTCCTCTCAAGCAAGCTGCGCAGCATCTGAAAGAAGTCGCGGACGAGTTCCACAAATTCGAGGACATCTGGACGACAAATGTTCTTGGAACGGGTGGACTGGAAAGCACCAACTATGCCATGCGAAGGCTGGAGTACAACGATGCGCTATCGAAATTCGAGACAGATTTGCTCGATATCTCCAGATCCTCCAAAGACGAAGAACAACACGGCGTACCAGGTCGAGAACAATTCAAGCATGTAGTGTTTGGGCCCCAGGCCTGGAGTGGATACGATGAGGCCTACTTTCCCGCTGTCAGAGATGCGTTAGACGCAGGTGACTGGAAGCTCGCGCAGGATCAGGTCCTGAAGGCCGCGCGAATCTTGCAACGCGCAATAGATCAGTTGGAAaacaagaaaaagaagatgatgatgcatTGA